A segment of the uncultured Desulfobulbus sp. genome:
AGAGAAGATGGACAGGGAAAAAAAATATGGGTGGGATCGCTTTGCCAGAAACCGCAAGAAGATGTTGTGCAGCTTTTCGGCCTTGCCGCCGACCAGACCAACTTCAGCCCTGATTTTGCTCCAACCAGATTGATGGTGCGGGATGCCACGCTGTTGAATGAGCAGGAATTGGCCAATGCGGAAAACACGGATATGTATTGCACTGAAATCAAAACCGAGGTGTCCATCGATCGTCTGACTTCAGCCGCCAATCCCAGGCAGTTCGAACGTGTGCCGGCAGGTGCACGTTTTAAACTTGATCTTGTTCTTGATCTGTACAACGTCGATGCGAAAGAGGCACGGCAGGAAAGATTTGTTTCCTTAGTGAATCAGGCTCTTTGTCTGGTTGAAGACGATTATATCGGTGGGCAGGGGACCAGAGGTTACGGACAGGTCAAATTCAAGATTAACTCGGTCATGGAACGAACCGCCGACGACTACCGTAGTGGGGATCTCACAGGGCGAACATCAGCCTATGAGAAAGAATTTGTTTCATTCATTCCTAAACCCGAGGCATGAAATGCGTATCGCCTATCATCTATTTTTTTACCAGCCGGTTCATTTCGGTCTTGAGGGGATTGGCCAGGAAAATATCGAACAGACTGTACGTTCCGACACGCTCTGGGGCGCAATCATCCAGAAGTGGATTCTGTTGTATGCGGATGATCCTTCCGAACTGTGCCGGAACATGCCCTTTACCCTCAGTTCCTGCTTCCCGCTGGTTAGCGGACAACGTTACTTTCCGGTTCCTCTTGGCGCACTTGACAGGCTGATGGATCTCGCAGCCATGGGAAAAATTGCTGCAGGTCGCATCACGGTCAAGGATATAAAAAAAATCCGCTATATCGCGGAGTCCCTGCTGGCCGATATCCTTGAT
Coding sequences within it:
- the csm3 gene encoding type III-A CRISPR-associated RAMP protein Csm3, encoding MSDEKRLQLDRKLFIQGEIEVLTGLHIGGSSLGLAIGGADKVVIRNPITNLPYIPGSSLKGKMRSLLEKAHGLVEISEREDGQGKKIWVGSLCQKPQEDVVQLFGLAADQTNFSPDFAPTRLMVRDATLLNEQELANAENTDMYCTEIKTEVSIDRLTSAANPRQFERVPAGARFKLDLVLDLYNVDAKEARQERFVSLVNQALCLVEDDYIGGQGTRGYGQVKFKINSVMERTADDYRSGDLTGRTSAYEKEFVSFIPKPEA